Within Caulobacter segnis, the genomic segment GCTGGCTGGCGGGCAAGGTGCTGGCGCGACGCGCCTAGGCCTCACACCTGGCAGACCGGACAGAAGAAGGTCGACCGCCCCGCCTGGACCTCGCGGGCGATGACGCCTTTGCAGCCGGAGGTCGGGCACGGCTCGCCCTCGCGGTCGTAGACGCGGAAGCGGTGCTGGAAATAGCCCAGCGCCCCATCGGCGGCGGCGAAGTCCTTCAGCGACGAGCCGCCGACCTCGACGGCCTCGGCCAGGACGTCCTTGATCGCCGTGGTCAGGGGCGGCAGGCGTTTCGGCGCGATCCCGCCCGACGGCTTGAACGGCGAGATGTGCGCGCGGTGCAGGGCCTCGCACACATAGATATTGCCCAGGCCCGCGACGGTGCGCTGGTCCAGCAGCAGGGTCTTGGGTCCCTGCTTGCGATTGGCGAAGGCCTTTTCCAGGGTCTTGGCGTCGAAGCCCTCGCCCAGCGGCTCGGGACCCATGGTCGCGAACCAGGGATGATGGCTGACCCGGTCGGTCTGGATCAGGTCCATGAAGCCGAACCGGCGCGGGTCGTAATAGGTGACGGTGGCCCCTGCTTCGGTCTCGAACACCACGTGGGCGTGCTTGTCGTCGGGCTTGACCTCGCGGGCGAAGTCGCCGGGCCTCACGGTCCCTTCCGGGGCGGCGATCTCGAAGCGGCCAGTCATGCCCAGGTGCATCACCAGGGTGTCGCCGCGATCCAGCGGCGCCAGGATGTACTTGGCCCGGCGGTCGAGTTGCAGGATCTTCGCCCCGGTCAGCCGCTGGACGAAGCCGTCGGGCAGCGGGAAGCGCAGGTCGGGGCGGTTGGCGCGCACGCGGACCAGGCGCGCGCCGGACAGGACGGGCTCGAGACCGCGTCGGACGGTCTCCACTTCGGGCAATTCGGGCAACGGCGAACCCTTAAGACGATGACGCGGCGCGTGACGCGGGCTAATAGCGGACGTTCATATAGAGAGTTCGGCCCAAAGACGTCATGAGCAACACCTCCGCCAGCTTCGGTTTCACGGATGTCGACGCCTCGCTGAAGGCGGGCCTGGTGCGCGGGGTCTTCGACCGCGTCGCCAAGAACTACGACATCATGAACGACCTGATGAGCGGCGGGGTGCACCGGCTCTGGAAGGACGCCGTGGCCGCGCGCCTCAATCCGCAGCCGGGCGAGGTGATCATCGACTGCGCCGGCGGCACCGGCGACATGGCCCGCCGCTTCGCCAAGATGGCCCGGAACGCCCAGGAGCGGCGCGGCGGTCCGGACGCCACCATCAACATCGTCGACTACAACGCCGAGATGATCATGGCCGGCATCGAGCGCGGCGGCGAGCCCGAGATCACCTGGACCGTCGGCGACGCCCAGCGCCTGCCGCTGCCGGACAACTACGCCAACGCCTATGTGATCAGCTTCGGCATCCGCAACGTCACCGACATCGACGCGGCCCTGCGCGAGGCGCGCCGGGTGCTGAAGCCCGGCGGCCGCTTCCTGTGCCTGGAGTTCTCGCGGCCGGTGACCGAGGCCCTGGCCAAGGCCTACGACGCCTACAGTTTCAAGGTCATTCCGCAGGTCGGAGAATGGGTCGCCAAGGACCGCGACGCCTATCAGTACCTGGTCGAGAGCATCCGCCGCTTCCCCGACCAGCGCACCTTCGCCGGCATGATCGAGACCGCCGGCTTCAAGCGCGTGACCTACACCAACTTCACCGGCGGCGTGGCGGCCCTGCACCAGGGCTGGGCGCTCTGAGTGATCGCGGTGACTTTTCATTCCGATTTCCCCGGCGAAAGCCGGGGCCCAGATCGTAAGGCCGAGCGAGGCCAGGACTTGCTATCGCTCAGGCTGGATCTGGATCCCGGCTTTCGCCGGGAGGATCGGGGTGAGGTAAAAGGCGCTCGCCTTGCCTAGCCTTTCCGCATTTCTCCGCCTGACCGGCGCGGGCTGGGCCCTGGTCCGGGCCGACGCCCTGATCCCGCGCGAGGTCGAGCCTCAGCTGCCGCCGGCCGCCAAGCTGGCCGGCCGGCTGCTGCGCATGTTCGCCGGTGGCGCGGCCAAGCGCGGCCGGCCGGGCCAGCGGCTGGCCGACGTGCTGGAAAAGCAGGGTCCGGCCGCGATCAAGATGGGCCAGTTCCTGTCGACCCGCGCCGACATCTTCGGGACCGCCTTCGCCGAGGACCTGGCCCATCTGAAGGACCGCCTGCCGCCGTTCCCTCTGGCCATCGCCGAGGCCGAGATCCAGCGCAACCTCGGCAGGCCGCTGGGCGAGATCTACGCCGAGATCGGCGAACCGGTCGCCGCCGCCTCCCTGGCCCAGGCCCATCCGGCCGTGCTGCTGGACGGCCGCAAGGCGGCGGTGAAGGTGCTGCGCCCCGGCGTCGAGCGCCAGGTGGCCCGCGACAGCGCCGTGCTGCGCCTGGCCGCGCGCCTGGCCGAGCAACTGGCTCCCGCCTCGCGCCGCCTGAAGCCCACCGAGTTCGTCGAGGTGGTGATCCGGGCCCTGGACCTGGAGATGGACCTGCGCTTCGAGGCCGCCGGCTGCGCCGAGCTTGGCGAAGCCATGGCGACCGATCCCTACATGCGCGCGCCGCTGGTCTGCTGGGAGGGCGTCGGCAAGCGCGTCCTGACCCTGACCTGGGCCGAGGGCGTGGCGCTATCGGACCCCGCCGCGCTGGAGCTGCCCGGCCTGGATCGCAAGGCCCTGGCCGAGAACATCACCCGCGGGTTCCTGGCCCAGGCCCTGGACCACGGCCTGTTCCACGCCGACCTGCACGAGGGCAACCTGTTCGTGGCCGCGCCCAGCGCCGTAACCGCCGTCGACTACGGGATCATCGGCCGCCTGGGCCCGGGCGAGCGCCGCTACCTGGCCGAAATCCTGTACGGCTTCCTGAACCGCGACTACGCCCGCGTGGCCAAGGTGCATTTCGACGCCGGCTATGTGCCCGCCCACCAGGACGTGGACGCCTTCGCCCAGGCCCTGCGCGCCGTGGGCGAGCCGGTGTTCGGCCGCAACGCCCGCGAGGTCTCGATGGGCCGCCTGCTGGCCCAGCTGTTCGAGATCACCGCCCTGTTCGACATGGCCCTGCGGCCGGAACTGGTTTTGCTGCAGAAAACCATGGTCACCGTCGAGGGCGTGGCCCGCCGCATCGATCCGACTCACGACCTGTGGGCCGCCGCCGACCCGGTGGTGCGCCGCTGGATCGGCCGCGAGCTGTCGCCCGCCGCCAAGGCCCGCGACTTCGCCGAAGAGGCCCTGCGCGCCATCAAGGCCCTGGCCCGCCTGGCCGAGGCCCCGCCCCCAGCGCCCGTCGTGGTGGCCGAGCGCCAGCACAGCTGGCCGCTGCTATGGTTCCTGGTCGGGGCGGCGACGGCCGGCGCGGCCTTCGTCACCGGCCTGCTGCTGGCGCCGCATCCGCCCCTCTAGCCTTCGGCCTGTTCGCGCTTCCTGGCCGCCGAGGTCCGGCGGTCCTCGCGGGTCTTCTGCTCGTCCCAATAGGCCGCGCCCTCGTCGGGCTTGAACATCGTGCGCGGCGCGCCCTCGCGCGAGACCACCGCGAAGACGTTGTCCTTGGGGTCGTAGATCAGCAGGTCGCCGTTCGCGCGCTTCAGAGTCTGCGCGCCCTTGGGTGGGTCGCTGACGAAAGCGTGGACCTTGGCGACATAGTCGTCGGCCGTCTTGGCCCCGAACGTCTCGCCGTTGCGCTCGAAAGAACGCTGGGCGTTCTCCTCGGCCGTGCGCGTGCGGTTGGCGGCCCAGTAGGGCTTGCCGGCGATCAGCTTGACCGGCGCGTCGCGCGGATCGGCCGCCCGGCCGCCGCCGTTCGCCCCGCCTTCCGGCGGCGGCGCGATATCGTTGCTGGCCCGCTCGCTGGCCTTGGGCGCCTTCACGGCCGAGGCGCCGCTGTCGCAGGCCGAAAGACCCGCCAGCAGCATGAGCGCCGTCGCGCCCGACAAGACGTTTCGCACAATCTTCATGATGGCATCGCCCCGTTGTTCTACTTTTACGTTATTGAACGAAAGCGGAACATGAGTCGAGTCCCTATCTTTAACCCTGGCGCTTTGGCGCGAGGGTGGGCATGTGCAGGGATGAGACGCATGCGGAAGCGGAGTGCGGCGTGAGCGGCCAGAACGTGAAAGACAAGCGGGTTCTTCTGATCGTCGGCGGCGGGGTGGCGGCCTATAAGGCGCTGCTGCTGACCCGGCTGCTGCGCAAGGCCGGGATCGCCGTGCGGCCGATCCTGACCAAGGCCGGGGCCGAGTTCGTGACGCCCCTGTCCCTGGCCGCCCTGGCCGAGGACAAGGTCTATCAGGAGCTGTTCTCGCTAACCGACGAGCATGAGATGGGTCATATCGAGCTGTCGCGCTCGGCCGACCTGATCGTGGTCGCGCCCGCGACCGCCGACCTGATCGCCAAGGCGGCCGGCGGCTTCGCGGGCGACCTGGCCTCCACCACCCTGCTGGCCACCGACAAGCCGGTGCTGATGGCCCCGGCCATGAACGTGCGGATGTGGCTGCACCCGGCCACCCAGCGCAACATCGCCACCCTGAAGGCGGATGGCGTCAGCTTCGTCGGGCCCGACGAGGGCGCGATGGCCTGTGGCGAGTTCGGGCCCGGACGCCTGGTCGAGCCGGAAGAGATCTTCGCGGCCATCGTGGCGATGCTGGAGGGCCCCGCCGCCCGCCCGCTTCAGGGCAAGCGCGCCCTGGTCACGGCAGGCCCGACCTTCGAGCCGATCGATCCGGTGCGAGGCATCACCAACCGCTCCAGCGGCAAGCAGGGCTTCGCGATCGCCGAGGCGCTGGCGAAACTCGGCGCGGAGGTCACCCTGATCGCCGGTCCCGTGGCCCAGCCCACGCCGGTCGGCGTCAAGCGGGTCGATGTCGAGACCGCTCGCCAGATGCTGGCCGCCAGCCAGGCCGCCCTGCCCTCCGACGTCGGGGTGTTCGTGGCCGCCGTCGCCGACTGGCGCGTCGACGAGGCGTTCGGGACCAAGCTGAAGAAGGAAAAGGGCGGCCCGCCGGCCCTGACCTTCGTCGAGAACCCCGACATCCTGGCCACCCTGTCGGCCAGCGGCCCCCGGCGCCCCAAATTGGTCATCGGCTTCGCGGCCGAGACCGACCATGTCGAGGAGCACGCCCGCGCCAAGCTGGCGCGAAAGGGCTGCGACTGGATCATCGCCAATGACGTGACCGAGCCGGGCGTGATGGGCGGCGGCGAGAACGCCGTGCTGCTGATCACCCAGGACGGGACCGAGCGCTGGGACCGCGCGGCCAAGGACCAGGTGGCCGGCCAGATCGCGGCGCGGATCGCGAAGGCGCTCGGGTAAGGCGCCCTGGCCTGAGGCACTGGCCTGTAGGGGCGCAAATCAGCTACAGCCGGGCGATCCCAAGAAGGAACCGCCCGCATGTCCGCCATTCCCGCCGGTCTCGCCATCCGCTTCAAGCGTTGGGAAGGCAATGCCGACCTGCCGGTTCCGGCCTATGCGACCAGCGGCGCGGCGGGCTTCGATCTGCGGGCCCACGTGCCGGAGAACGAACCTATCGTTCTGAAACCGGGCTCGCGCTGCATGGCCCCGACCGGCTTTTCGGTGGCGGTGCCGGACGGCTGGGAGATGCAGGTTCGCCCGCGCTCGGGCCTGGCCTTCAAGAACGGCGTCACGGTGACCAACGCGCCGGGCACCGTCGACAGCGACTATCGCGGTCAGGTCTGCGTGCTGCTGATCAATCTGGGCGAAGAGGACTTCACGATCCGCCGGGGCGACCGCATCGCCCAGGGGGTCATCGCGGCGGCCCCGCAATGGCCGCTGGTCGAGGTCGACGACCTGGACGCCACCGATCGCGGCGCGGGCGGCTTCGGCTCGACCGGCTCGAAATAGTCTAGAGCGGGGCGGCCGCCTGAAGCGCCTTCAGGCCGATGACCAGATAGCCGCCGAACCCGGCGGCGAAGGCGGCCGCCGCCATCCAGAGCGTCGGACGCAGCAGGTCGAGGACGGAAAGTCCCGCGATCGGGGGTCGCGACTTCATCGGAACCTCATCTCCTGACGACGTATGCGTCGGAGGAAATACGCGCGCCCACGCTTTAGGTTGCGCGACCCGCCGCGTCGAAACCGCGACGCCAAGCGCCCGCGTGAAAAAACTTCGTCGGCGTTAATTGAAAGTTGGACGACTGCGTCCATTTATCCCTTGCCGAGCGCGCTGGACCCGACTATCCGGCGCGCTTGAAGCCTTTCGACAGGGATCTGGGTGCATGGCGACGCCGGGTAACAAGAAGCTGGTTCCGATGATCGTCGGCGGGGTCGTCCTCGTCGGCGTGGTCGTCGGCGGGACGCTGTGGTTCATCGACAAGCAGCGCTACGAGGCGACCGACAACGCCTTTGTCCAGGCCGACACCGTGCAGGTCAGCCCGCAGGTCTCGGGCTATGTCGCCGAGGTGCTGGTGGCCGACAACCAGCGGGTCGAGGCCGGCCAGGTGCTAGCCAGGATCGATCCGTCGACCTTCCAGGCCCGCCTGGACCAGGCCATCGCCAATGCCGGCGCCGCCGACGCGGCCATCCGCGCCGTCGACGACAAGAACAGCCTGGAACAGGCGATGATCGCCCAGAAGGCCGCCGGCGTGACCAGCGCCCAGGCCGACGCCGGCCGCGCCAGAGCCGACCTCGATCGCTACGACGCCCTGGCCAAGCAAGGCTGGGTCTCGCAGCAGAAGGTCCAGACCGAGCGCGCCGCCGCCACCCAGACCACCGCCAGCGTCGCGAGCGCCCAGGCCGCGCTGGAAGCCGAACGCCGCGCCGCCCAGTCGCTGGGCTCGGCCAAGGCCCAGGCCGTGGCGCAGTCCGCCGCCGCCCATGCCGCTGTCGAGCAAGCCAAGCTGGACCTGGAGCGCACCACGATCCGCGCGCCGGTCGCCGGCGTGGTCGGCGCCCGCTCGGTCCGTCCGGGCCAGCTGGTCCAGCCGGGCGTCGCGCTGATGTCGGTGGTGCCGCTGGGCCGCGCCTTCATCGTCGCCAATTTCAAGGAAACCCAGGTCGCCCGCATCCGCGTCGGCCAGCCGGTCGAGATCAAGGCCGACGCCTTCGGCAAGCAGAAGATCGTCGGCAAGGTCGACAGCTTCGCCCCCGCCACCGGCCAGGAGTTCGCCCTGATCCCGGTCGAGAACGCCGTCGGCAACTTCACCAAGATCACCCAGCGCCTGCCGGTCAAGATCGTCGTCGACCGCAGCCAGTTGGGCCAGGCCCTGCGGCCGGGCCTGTCGGTCGAGATCAAGGTCGACGTCCGCGACCGCTCGGGCCCCTCGTTCGCCGAGGCGGCCCAGGTCACGCCGCAGGTCGCCCGCCAGGGCGTGGATCGCTAGACGGAGCGACGCGTCATGACCGACGCCGCCCTCCCCGCCAGCGAAGCGCCCAAGACCGCCCCCGCCAAGCCCGAGGTCGACTGGGGCAAGCTGTTCCTGGGCTTCGGGGCCATGGTCATCGGCCAGTTCATGGCCATCCTGGACATCCAGATCGTCGCGGCCTCGCTGCCGCAGATCCAGGCCGGCGTCGGGGCCAGCACCGATCAGATCAGCTGGATCCAGACCGCCTATCTGATCCCCGAGGTCGTGATGATCCCGCTGTCGGGATATCTGTCACGGCTGTGGGGCACCCAGCGGCTCTACCTGATCTCGTGCACCGGCTTCATCGTCATGAGCGTGCTGACGGGCCTGAGCTCGTCGATCGACATGATGATCCTGACCCGGGCGCTACAGGGCTTCATCGGCGGGGCGATGATCCCGACGGTGTTCGCCGTGGCCTTCACCGCCTTCCCGCCCGAGCGGCGGGTGACGGCCAGCGTGATCATGGGCCTGATCGTCACCCTGGCCCCGACGGTCGGCCCCACCCTGGGCGGCCACTTGACCGAGGCTCTGTCCTGGCGCTGGCTGTTCTTCATCAACGTCCCGACCGGACTGATCGTGCTGTTCGGCGTGGCCCGCTGGGGCGAGTTCGACAAGGGCGACCCCAGCCTGGCCAAGGGCTTCGACTGGTTCGGCCTGGCCGTGATGGCGATCTTCCTGATGAGCATGCAGTACGTGCTGGAGGAAGGCGCCAAGGACGACTGGTTCGACGACACCGGCATCCTGTGGCTGACCGTGGTGGCCGTGCTGGGCGGAACCCTGTTCATCTGGCGACAGCTGACCTATCGCAACCCCATCGTCGAGCTACGGGCCTTCGCCAACCGCAACTTCACCGTCGGCGTGGCCATGACCGCCGTCTCGGGCGCCAGCCTGTTCGGGGGCACCTTCCTGCTGCCGCAGTTCCTGGGCCGGGTGCGCCACTATTCGGCGTCGGAGGTCGGCACCACCATGGTCGTCTCGGGCCTGTCGATGTTCCTGACCGGGCCCATCGCCGGGCGACTGGTGCGCAAGACCGACCCGCGCGTGCCGATGTTCATCGGCTTCGTTCTGGCCGGCTGGGGCATGTACATGGCCCACGGCGTGACCAAGGACTGGGGTTTCTGGGAGTTCGCCGGGGTTCAGGCTTGCCGTGGCGTCGGGGTCATGATCGCCATGATCGCGACCCAGCAGATCACGATGAGCACCCTGCCGCCGCACATGGTCAAGAACGCCTCGGGCCTGGTGAACCTGTCGCGCAACACCGGCGGGGCGATCGGCCTCGCCCTGCTGGCGACCTCGATCACCCAGCAGACGGCGCTGTACTACGACGACATGACCTCGAAGGTCACCCAGGGCGGGGCCACGGCCAACATGATGGCCGGCCTGACCGAGCGGATGATGCAGCTGGGCGTCGCCGACCCCGGCGGCGCGGCGCGCAAGGCCATCGGCGGCATGATGCAGCAGCAGGCCACGGTGATGGCCTTCGGCGACAGCTTCACCCTGCTGGCCATCGGCTGCTTCGTCGCCGCGGGCGTCTCGCTGCTGGCCGCCCCCGTCAAGAACGCCCCCCCGCCGCCTTCGGACGCTCACTGATGCCGCGCATTCCCGGACAGATCGATGTCGCCAAGACCGAAGCGATCCTCGACGCCGCCGTCGAGGTGATCGGCGAGCGCGGCCTGGCGGCCCCGATGGAGGCCATCGCCCGCCGCGCCGGGGTCTCCAAGCAGACGGTCTACAACCACTACGGCTCGAAGGCCGACCTGATGCGGGCCCTGATGACCAGGCGGGTGGAGAGCATCACCGCCTCGCTGCGCGAGCCCGGCGCGGTCGACAATCCGACCGAGGCCCTGGAGGCCTACGCCCGTTCGATGCTGGAGACCGTGGTCACCAACAAGAGCTATTCGATGATGCGGGTGATCATGCTGGGCGCGGGCGAAATGCCGGACGTGGCCCAGGAGGTCTTCGAGGCTGGCCCCCGCGCCGCCCGTCGGCAGCTGGCGGCCTTCCTGCAGATGGAGACCGAGCTGGGTCGGCTGAAGGTCGAGAACTTCGAGGAGGCCGCCGAGTTCTTCTCCGGCATGGTCATGGGCCACAGCCAGATGCGCTCGATGCTGCGCCTGCCGTCCGACAAGACCCCGGAAGAGTACGGCCGCCTCGCGCGGGAGGCGGCCGTCCGTTTCATGAGAGCTTACGCGCCCTAGCCTTGGTGGGACCTGGCTTACGCTTCCTCGGCGTCCGGCATGCCCATCATGTGGAAGCCGGCGTCGACGTGGACGACTTCGCCCGTGGTCGACTTGCCGAGGTCCGAGGCCAGCCACAGGGCGCAACCGGCGACGCCTTCCATCGAGGTGTCTTCCTTCATCGCGCTGAACGCGCGGCCTTGGGCGATCATGCCGCGGCCGCCCGAGATGCCGGCCAGGGCCAGGGTGCGCATGGCGCCGGCCGAGATGGCGTTGGCGCGGATGCCCTTGGGCCCCAGGTCGCGGGCGATGTAGCGGGTCGAAGCTTCCAGAGCCGCCTTGGCCACGCCCATGGTGTTGTAATTCGGGATGGTCCGCTCCGACCCCAGATAGGTCATGGTGATCAGCGAGCCGCCGTTCGGCATGATCTTGCTGGCGCGCTTGGCCACGTCGACGAAGCTGAAGGCCGAGATGTTCATGGCCAGCAGGAAGCCCTCGCGGGTCGTGTTGTCCACGAACGAGCCCTTAAGCTCGTTCTTGTTGGCGAAGGCCACCGAGTGGATCACGAAGTCGATCGTCCCGAAGACCTTCTCGATCTCGGCGAAGGCGGCGTCCATCGAGGCGTCGTCGGTGACGTCGGCCGGGATCAGCGTCTTGACGCCGATGCTCTCGGCCAGCGGGCGCACCCGGCGCTCCAATTCCTCGCCCTGGTAGGTGAAGGCCATCTCGGCGCCCTGGGCGGCCAATTGGCTGGCGATGCCCCAGGCGATCGAGTTGTGGTTGGCCACGCCCATGACGAGGCCCTTCTTGCCCCGCATCAGCTCGCCCTTGGGGAACGCGTAATCGTCGGCCATGTGTCGGGCCCTCTTTCGCAAATCGTTGACCGCTGGTTAGCAGGGGCCGGCGCCCGGCGGAACCCTTCAGCGGTCTTTCAGCGTCGGACCCTGTCGGCCAAGGCCGCTTCCAGCGACCGGGCGAAGGCTGAGGGATCGAACACGGCGGACGCCTCGACGGCCGCGCGGACACGGGTTTTCAGGGCCGCCAGGCCCGCGCGGTCATCGGCCAGGGCGACGGCCTTGGCGACATAGCGGGCGCGGTCAGCCGCGATCAGCTCAGGCAGGTCCAGGGCCGTCAGCAGGCTGGCCCCGACCCGGCTGGCGAAACTCTTGCCCGGCAAGCTCAGTATCGGAATCCCCATGCGCAGGGCGTCGCTGGCGGTCGTGTGGGCCCCATAGGGCCAAGTGTCGAGCACGAGATCGGCCAGGGCGTGGCGGGCCAGGTGCTCGGCGTGCGGCGCGGGCTGAGCAAAGACCAGCCGCTCCAGCTCGATCCCGCCGGCGACCGCATGGGCGCGCAGGTTTTCCGCCGCTCCCGGCGCGCCGGCATAGAGCCAAAGCACGCTCCGCGGCGCGGCCTTCAGGATCGCCATCCAGGTCGCGAACACCTCGGGCGTGATCTTGGCCGGATTGTTGAAACAGCAGAAGACGAAGACGGCCTCGGGCAGCCCCTCGGCGGCGCGGCTCGGCGGCGGCGGAAGTTCGGTCAGGCGGTCATTGGGCTGGTAGAGCGGCAGGCGGACCACCGCCTCGGACCAGAACCCTTCCGCGCCCGGCGGGATGGTCACGGCGTCGGCCAGGACGATGTCGGCATGTCGGCCCAGCGTGCCTGGATAGCCTAGCCAACTGACCTGCACCGGCGCGGCGCGATGAGCCAGGATCCCCGGCCGGCCGTCCTGGGTATAGCCCTTGAGGTCGACGACGATGTCGACGCCGCGCGCACGGCAAAGCTCGGCGATCGCCGCGTCCGACAGGCTGCGGACCTCGATCCAGTGCTCACAAGCGGCCTTCAGGCGCTCGCGCATCGGGCCGCCCGTGTCCGGACCATACGAAACGGCGAAGATCTCGAACCGGGAGCGGTCGTGCGCCTCCAGCACGCCCGCCAGCAGGCGAGCCGTGGCGTGCGCGTGCAGGTCGGACGACAGATAGGCCACGCGGATCCTGTCGCCCGGCGGCCGAACCGGCCATGTCGGCGCTGGGCGCTCGGGCGGCGCGGCCAGTTCGGCGCAGCGGCGGTGCAGGGCCGGCTCGTCGAACATCGCCAGGGCGGCGAAGGGCGAAACACCCAGCCGACCCAGCTTCAGGTCCGCCTTGACCAGCATGTCCAGCGCCGCGTCCTCGCGCCAGTCGCAGGTCTGGCGGCGCGCCCACATCAGGTCGCCCGAGACGCGGGTGTGCAGCGGGTCGATCTCCAGCACCGCTTCCAGATCGCGCGCCGCCTCGGCCGGTCGGTTCAGCAGCGACTTCAAGGCCGCGCGGCTGGCCAGCGTCTTGGCGTCGCCTGGCGAGAGCTGGACAGCGCGATCGAGCACCGCCAGCGCCTCCTCGAAGCCGCCCAGTCTTTGCAGCGATACGGCCAGGGCGCCGAGAACCGGCGGGTTGTCGGGATCGACCGCCAGAGCGGTACGAGCGGCGGCGACCACCTCGGCATCACGCCCTAGGCTATTGAGAACCAAGGCCTTTGCGGACAGCAAGCCAGGTCGCTCACTATCCAGCACCAGCCCTTCGTCAAGGGCGACGAGCGCCGCTTCCGCCTGGTCCAGCCCCAGTCGCGCCACGCCCAGCAGGTGCCAGGCCTCGAC encodes:
- a CDS encoding O-linked N-acetylglucosamine transferase, SPINDLY family protein, with product MTTAREAFDLYRAGRLAEAAALCERLVLEAPSVEAWHLLGVARLGLDQAEAALVALDEGLVLDSERPGLLSAKALVLNSLGRDAEVVAAARTALAVDPDNPPVLGALAVSLQRLGGFEEALAVLDRAVQLSPGDAKTLASRAALKSLLNRPAEAARDLEAVLEIDPLHTRVSGDLMWARRQTCDWREDAALDMLVKADLKLGRLGVSPFAALAMFDEPALHRRCAELAAPPERPAPTWPVRPPGDRIRVAYLSSDLHAHATARLLAGVLEAHDRSRFEIFAVSYGPDTGGPMRERLKAACEHWIEVRSLSDAAIAELCRARGVDIVVDLKGYTQDGRPGILAHRAAPVQVSWLGYPGTLGRHADIVLADAVTIPPGAEGFWSEAVVRLPLYQPNDRLTELPPPPSRAAEGLPEAVFVFCCFNNPAKITPEVFATWMAILKAAPRSVLWLYAGAPGAAENLRAHAVAGGIELERLVFAQPAPHAEHLARHALADLVLDTWPYGAHTTASDALRMGIPILSLPGKSFASRVGASLLTALDLPELIAADRARYVAKAVALADDRAGLAALKTRVRAAVEASAVFDPSAFARSLEAALADRVRR